The following proteins are co-located in the Gossypium hirsutum isolate 1008001.06 chromosome A02, Gossypium_hirsutum_v2.1, whole genome shotgun sequence genome:
- the LOC107927642 gene encoding uncharacterized protein: MNVVSKSQKTKRLHSFKRKMPTLSIFPFGGCFDGCRDHTQPSGLGTRVWNHSDRAVELQVRVGSILKKVHTLKPGCSKRLKCKSIYKAYMPGMSDGNGGGGMKSLLYYYDQTCHPYIWVNDTAGDSSRMVKQQYISLEDLRDCSEIRIFRDHQRGCISVRKKPRPDFC; this comes from the coding sequence ATGAACGTAGTTTCCAAATCCCAAAAGACCAAACGCTTACATTCATTCAAAAGAAAAATGCCAACCTTAAGCATTTTCCCTTTCGGCGGCTGCTTCGACGGGTGCCGAGACCACACTCAACCTTCGGGACTCGGCACCAGGGTCTGGAACCACAGCGACCGAGCTGTGGAGCTTCAAGTGCGGGTAGGATCGATCCTCAAAAAGGTTCACACCTTGAAACCAGGGTGCTCCAAGAGGCTGAAATGTAAGAGCATATACAAGGCGTACATGCCCGGAATGAGCGATGGCAATGGTGGTGGAGGGATGAAGAGCTTGCTTTATTACTACGACCAAACATGTCACCCATACATTTGGGTGAACGACACGGCGGGTGATAGTTCGAGGATGGTTAAGCAGCAGTACATTAGCCTTGAAGATCTCAGGGATTGTTCTGAGATTAGGATTTTCAGAGATCATCAAAGGGGTTGCATTTCGGTTCGTAAGAAACCGAGGcctgatttttgttaa